The Branchiostoma lanceolatum isolate klBraLanc5 chromosome 3, klBraLanc5.hap2, whole genome shotgun sequence DNA segment aaattcTATACTGTTATgattaaagttttttttcagatgTTTAACCACACTAGTATTGTTGTAGACCTAGTCGATATATTCACAGTGAGTTGTACATGCATCTTCTTAGTAATACCTTAAAGTTTGGCTTGAGGATGTCCACAGGAGACATGACCGCGCAGATTCTGCCCAGCAGGGTTTTTCTGCGGAACTTCCCAGTCCTGTTGTTGAACTCCAGGATGCCGTCGGGGATGTGTGCCTCATACAGCCTGGTGTTGTCATGGGGCTCAAACAGGATCACCTCCTTCTTCCCACTTATCTGGGGATATATGATGGTGTTGATTTtaacatgcacatgtaaataTAAACAATGCATATGTTACTCTGTCCAAAATATATATAATTGTACACCAAAaatagatactcaagcaactcaggATAaggcactttttaaaaattttatccGCTTGCTTATACCAGTTCTTGTCGGATCACAgtgttagtgatcctcccctCCCCTTATCAATCCCAGATGCCCCCCTTTTCCCCTTCATTCGTAGTTCACCATCCCTGGCGGTTGGACGTGTTAACCCCCACCCTCGGTCAACAGACTGACTGTCATTTGCTTCTTAGATAACATACTGAAGTTGCCTTGTGAGGAATATACTtagtctaaagcccctgtcacacttgtgcgtataagccattccgcgtgagttccgtgttgaattttgacaacacgcagttgtacgctcaaaatatcaatttttttccagttatgcgcggcgcacatatagcgtgtgaataacgacttcaacgcatccaatgcgtttgagacacgtgttatttgcatatgaagtgcgcaatactcttatccttgcagcgaatagctgcgcatCAGGTGCGTGTGCTGAGCGCATTCCGAATGCCCACAACGACTGCCGGCCGCATGCCTGGCGCACTTCCGACGACTGCTAATCGAATTACGAGCGTACCCCAGATATGAGATGTGTTGAAATGGCATCTGCTGCCTGCTTTTCCTTTTATTACAAGTTCAGACTCGACCACAAGAACAACATGGGGCGCCGGCCGAAACGTGGCTCTTCCACCCACGCTAGCCATggccgtagtgaccgctggctcaaaagaattcgcttgctaaccgtggttagcaagcgaattcttttgagccagcggtcactacggaggttggtactcaggctaccatTAATTGGTGatagatcccaaactgttgtcttCTCTCTATCCACGGCCGGACCCAGACGGTCCTTTGGCGTGCTCTtttccttcttctctttctttgacGAAGGAGATGGAGTTGTAGGTTGACGATGTCATGCTGGTGTTGGATGACAGTAAGCATGGGGTGTCGCCGGTTATGGCCTGGATCTGCCATGTTCAGAAGGTCTATCCACCCTGGAGTCAGAGGTGCCCTCGTATTTATACCAAATCTTGAATAtgccccggatgttcgtcgagcacgctatgtgaacgatatccgttagctatctgtgcgtttgtcagacgctactggtacgtgcaatgcgctgcccgatcgcaggacgaacgacactaattcgtgacgtatattcttattcgctatacggtcgatcatcatgcgttgtatctgcgctgcaagtgcgcgatgtggtcgctgcgcagagatcgtgccgcaagagaagcgtattacggcgATTGGAACGCAAACACAAAGCGCTCTCGTACCTTACTCCACCGATGTCAGACGtgtgaactgcgttcttataacgtctgagctgcgtcccagcattcgcacgaaagttttcggtagtttcaaaactATCATGCGTGCTGGGCcgtgccttgcgtgtgcctgcgtgcctaaaactatcacaaaacgattgagaaacgAATTAGGTGCGTACtgggcgcacgccggcgtatgacaaaaatgttaacacgcaactcacacgctcatgttatacgcacaagtgtgacagggccttaacgTTTAAGGTAATTCTTCGGTTCTGTACTAGTACTTCTGTATTGCAAGTGGTTGGCCGTACTTGGGCTGTAGCTTTACCTtgttaagggccctgtcacacttgagcgtatacacgttgcgtgtgagttgcgtatggacaaaattcaatacgcagctgtacgcacaacagttgtggaatttttcgattattttgacgaatgtATGACCCACATATCGTTATTCACATGTTAGATGTGCCTCACACATtcatcaaaataatcgaaagCTATTTATAACGAATAACTTGCGTATTAGCGTAATTTCGTTAATAACCCAAACTATCATACCTGCTGGGCCATATTGTGCGTATgactgcgtacctaaaactttcacaaaacgatttaGATACGcgttaggtgcgtattgtgcgcacgccggcgtatgacaaaaatgtcaatgcgcaactcacacgcaacggctatacgcacaagtgtgacaggggcttaaaatCACTGTACCTATTGTATTGTAGATCTCCTTATCAGAGCACTTGCGTTCTTAACTATACCTCTCTCACTTGTGATACACAGTTTAACCAGAGTGAGTAAACACTCTTAAGCTTGACAGAGTATGGATAAATCATACCTCCCCCTTCCCGGCACCGTGGAGTTTAACTATTGACTAAGGGTTGGGTAGCCCGCTCGCAGCGACGGTCGGCCTCAAGTTTTGCGTATGTTTAGGTGCGCGTGGGTCCCGCGGTAGCATTGTTTGGATTATGTGGAGTTGCAgagagaagttgttttctactttgacccaccgttgtgcagccttgtTATTGAGCCATCAAAATTGCCTTTTTGACGGCTGGCTTGGCCTGGACCAACGACATGTTCATGCGCGGCTCGTGCGGGCTTGTTcgtgcgcacaagtgtgacaggggctttacgtaGATGACAAGTCTCCAAAACTAGACCTCAAGAAGATTGGCTGATCTACACTTGAACAGACTTCTGACATAGATAATGTGTACTACGAGCTTACCTACTTGTTCATCCCTTACCTACCGTTGTAATCACATTGAAGTTACATATAGACTGTAAGGAAATCCCTGATATGTCAATAACTGTACTGTCGGAGTTATCAGTTCTGTTCTTCTCCTGTTATATGCGCGCTGTAACCAACTGCTGTCAGTGGCATGACTGATCTGATGAGGAGCCAATAAATGTCCGACCGCCGTAACGGTGTCGCGACTATCCTGCTTGTATTGTACTATCTGTGAGAAGACAAGAAGTGGAGTTCTCATCggaacttgtgaagaagagaaCAGTAACTATTTTTCGTGTATCTTATcaaacctggatgtctaaccttcatcaacgaaataactatatatataactgTGTTATGTGCTCAAAGAGAATCACTTGGGATACTTTTCCCTCACTTATCTGGGGAAGGGAAAACAACAGTGTGGGGTGTAAACATGCATGATCTGGGTGATGAAAAATAAGTAAACTCAGGTTTACGTAGTTGAGGTTACACACTATTATGGTTCTTAAATGTAAAGATGGACAATAGATTTTTCCCTTCTGTAAATTCTAAGGTCAAATATGCACTCATGATGGATTCTTGGAGAGGTTATTAAACTAAAAATGAATACTATGAAATTCAGAAATCATGTGATTGGGCATGCTGTTTCACTAGAACAGACCTGTGCAGTTGAGTTGTTCACCATCAGGAGTGTAACAGGGGCTCTGATGCCTGTTTACTGTGCAGAGAGGGGAAAACAAgtccaccaacaaacaaataaacatcaaaGATGAAGTGTCACCCTTTTTATGCTTCTCATTGGTCAAGAATGGGCCGATCGAATGACACTGATTTCTTTTCCATGATTTGTTTACAATTTTCCAAGTAACACAAGTCAGAAAGATCTCCGATTGTGTTTTTAGGACGATATCATCAATTAACGAATGTATAAATGAATGACTATTGACAAGTGTTTCAGAAATTTTATCTGCTATCAATATTTTAGAGCAGGCTTCTAACGATCCGATGATCTGctaataattgtaaaaaaaataatgctCAAACAATGTGAGTGGAGTTGAATTCCGATTGGTCCTTAACGTTTCATTCATATTTTCAACAGCCAATCAGCAACACTTCACCTCCAATGGTGGAATGTGCCATAAGATAAAGGGGGAGTCAATTACAAGAAGGGAggaaaagaacaaaaagggTCAAAGATAACAAAAAGTATGCAACCACAACTCAAAATCAAATGGCTAGACTGCCATAAGCAGAAAGCTAGATCACGCACCAAAAGAGATAGGTGGGATATTGTAGGAACAGAGTTTGTGCAGTAAGAAATCTAAACCATCCTGTATGTGTTCAAAAGAACATTAAGTATGGGCCgaagacagaaaagaaaacatgcaacaaCAGTTCATAATCAATTGGACAGGCTGCACGCATCGCATTGTATCAAAAGAAAGCCGATCACACCCCACCCCAAAAGAGACAATCTGATAATCTGTACAGTAAGTTTGGAAATCTAAACCTGTACCGTATCTGTTATAATGTCTTACCTGGCACAGTAGGTTGTCAAAGGGGTCAAAGTGCAGCTTGCCGAGAGTGTTGCCGTCGCTGAGCCACATGTTCAGGTGTCGTCTACTTAGCAAGTCATTCACAAATGGAAAACCTGAAAGTAACAAAAAAGGGCTTTAACATACAACCCACATTGATGATACAATGTTGTAATCAATTCAACTTTAGAAACAGCCTATTTCTTTTAAATAAGTACACTAAAGTGAAGTCATTTAAACCTTCAAGTCAGTCTGTATGGTCTGAAATTGATATACCATCTGTTTGCTTTTACAGGAAATAGCCTGGCGTTCAGCAATGTTATCTTTTGGGTTGCTCCCCAATGTTTTCCTATGCTGGCAGCAGGCTACCATTGGGGCTAAAGCTGACATGGCTGGATGAGAAAATTGTGTCAAGGAAATGGAAAGTATGCTGACTCAGTAAAATACTAGATGAGTGaaaaatgaagtacatgtaatgtgaaCCAAATTTTCTATTTCTCTTTAACAATATCCTGTGTTTGTATTGCTTTCCCCGTTCAAGTAAGATAGACCCACAGTAACATAAGATGTGAGCTTGATGGGTCAAATGATTGTACTAATTACCAGGAATGTCTGCCTGTAATGTCGGCATGTACTGTGGAATCGACGAGTACTCCAGGTACGCTGACATGTTCTTCACCTCCAACCTTGCCGTCTCTTCTATCATGTCCAGGAACTTCCCAAATTTCAGGTTCATGGTCGCCGGCCGCACCACAACCAAGTCCGGAAACGGCAGCTGGTCTCGGAGTTGGAGGGGAATCTGGAACGTACCAAAATCCTCCCACAGGGAGGCCTCCTCCACTCCCTCATACTCCCCTCCAGAAGTCAGCTTTATGTGGACTTCTTTCTTGCCTAGTCTTTCCCTGAGGAATTCGTTGGACCACTTTTTTAAGACATTCCATTGGTCCATTGCTCCCGTGATTATGACTGGCCGCGAATGTTTGACGTAGTTGTGGAAGAACTCTGCGCGTGTGGGCATGGGTATTCTCTCACATTCTACCATTCTGTCTGAAACTTTCTGTTTTCCTGATGAACTGGGTGATTCCGTTCTCTCTCTGCCACCATTTTCAACATTAAGTGTTACAGATTCTGAGTGTCGATATTCCCTTACAGTCCTGAAGTCATCGTGGCTTTGAACACCTTTATATAAACCACAGGTCTCAGCCTCTGTATGCGCTGTGTGGCTGTTGACCATGCACTGTTCTGTTGTGTTGGTCAGACCAAACTTCACACCCATGGTAAAGCTGCTGACATCAGACACATGGAAGATGTTTCCCAGAATTTCTTCTCTATGGAGGCCTTGGAATGTTAAGTCTCCGTCAAGAGTTCTGTGAAGTAAGAGAAGGAAGAGATCATCACAGGGGGTAGACAGCAATTGTTTCAGCAACTATCTTATTATCTTCAAATAAAAATATGTGATTCTGCTATTCTgtacctgcccttggtgctgatcatcTATCATGTACAGGTCTTTTATCAATGTGTAACATACACGTTTTGTATGTCAATTGCCCAGGCGGAATGATGTATTGCTTTTTTACTTGTCGGTgtatatgtctgtctgtatgtctatgtgtgtgtatgtacgtatTTCTGACCTTCTAACGTTATAACCAGCATGGGTATAGGGGTAAACTCTGCCATCTCCTT contains these protein-coding regions:
- the LOC136429754 gene encoding uncharacterized protein gives rise to the protein MAPRTDHLSRVLKIVFLFLALQFKLSSSLYQFSPQDVEMILQDACIVAGVLPVNETAVSTLVSLERAFRYEAVDVEVGVIHGDFRWETGEKLKWVVDRELEGELKEVAFFPRAATERSYLIRPPKVKPRAYFYTESRSPEVMMEFLYQNCNAYRTLDGDLTFQGLHREEILGNIFHVSDVSSFTMGVKFGLTNTTEQCMVNSHTAHTEAETCGLYKGVQSHDDFRTVREYRHSESVTLNVENGGRERTESPSSSGKQKVSDRMVECERIPMPTRAEFFHNYVKHSRPVIITGAMDQWNVLKKWSNEFLRERLGKKEVHIKLTSGGEYEGVEEASLWEDFGTFQIPLQLRDQLPFPDLVVVRPATMNLKFGKFLDMIEETARLEVKNMSAYLEYSSIPQYMPTLQADIPGFPFVNDLLSRRHLNMWLSDGNTLGKLHFDPFDNLLCQISGKKEVILFEPHDNTRLYEAHIPDGILEFNNRTGKFRRKTLLGRICAVMSPVDILKPNFKRFPKFAEAVPVNCTIEEGEVLYMPAHWWHEVQSYPSSTQHRNLAINFWYEPFLTKEFPCQTCSLDVNPYYRHLLG